In a single window of the Etheostoma spectabile isolate EspeVRDwgs_2016 chromosome 3, UIUC_Espe_1.0, whole genome shotgun sequence genome:
- the LOC116684922 gene encoding multidrug and toxin extrusion protein 1 isoform X1, translating into MEGFSEKLFCCEWVRRRVPLAYRKELYHILKMTGPLLLSRILNYLLPFVVTMFCGRLGNEVLAGYGLASATINITTAATGCGLALACDTLVSQTFGGKNLLRVGVILQRGIIILLLFCLPCWALLINAQAVMLCLGQDPEIARIAQLYITGFLPAVPAMFLQHLQVSYLQNQGIILPQMYTAAMANIANVMTHYIFLYWLDLGVSGSVAANTLSQIYICTFLFAYIWWKNLHVKTWGGWSVESLQEWGSYMKLAIPSTLMKCFEWWVYEFGGFFAGMLSEDELAAQHAVIMMAFITYMFPLGIQAAACARVGNALGAGDTARAILTSKMSLALAGSIAVVEGVVLGATKSVIGFIFTSDVKIIGLVSHLMNAYCFLQFFDALVCVCTGIFLGTGKQKIPAVANLIGYYCIGLSLSVTLTFVAKLRILGFWLGLLVCVILQSTFYIIVIFNLNWEKMTEEAINRAQNNKPMTLLSTVALSDGVCNNTADQTASNGNSVEGYVSVSAECHDEKTETQGGHDVQQLKGGRLSTTQLILRRGLTMFAAVALLAVGASVHFLLPLPETLPSDANFTLDWINMTYNPDQIFTTALVPSEKSVQNYHNASV; encoded by the exons ATGGAGGGGTTCAGTGAAAAGCTTTTCTGCTGCGAGTGGGTGCGCCGCAGGGTTCCCCTGGCCTACAGAAAGGAACTGTACCACATCCTGAAGATGACAGGGCCTCTG CTCCTCTCTCGAATCCTCAATTATCTGCTTCCATTTGTGGTTACAATGTTCTGTGGGCGTCTGGGAAATGAAGTTCTGGCTGGCTATGGATTAGCTTCTGCT aCCATTAATATTACCACTGCAGCTACAGGATGTGGTCTGGCACTGGCATGCGATACTTTGGTGTCTCAG ACATTTGGTGGTAAGAACCTGCTGCGGGTGGGAGTGATCCTTCAGCGGGGCATCATCATCCTGCTGTTGTTCTGTCTGCCCTGCTGGGCTCTGCTAATTAATGCCCAAGCCGTCATGTTATGCTTGGGCCAGGACCCTGAGATTGCCAG AATAGCCCAGCTGTATATAACAGGCTTCCTTCCTGCAGTACCA GCAATGTTTCTACAACATCTCCAGGTGTCTTACCTGCAGAACCAG GGTATAATACTGCCACAGATGTACACTGCTGCCATGGCAAACATAGCAAACGTGATGACGCACTACATCTTTCTTTACTGGCTGGATCTGGGTGTTAG CGGATCTGTAGCAGCCAACACTCTGTCTCAGATTTACATCTGCACTTTTCTGTTTGCTTACATTTGGTGGAAGAATCTTCATGTGAAAACATGGGGAG GCTGGTCTGTAGAATCACTGCAGGAGTGGGGCTCCTACATGAAACTGGCCATTCCCAGTACattaatgaagtgctttgagtggTGGGTTTATGAGTTTGGTGGATTCTTTGCAG GAATGCTGAGTGAAGATGAGCTGGCAGCCCAACATGCTGTGATTATGATGGCTTTCATAACATACATG TTCCCTCTCGGTATTCAAGCGGCAGCATGTGCCCGAGTGGGAAATGCTCTGGGTGCAGGAGACACTGCCAGGGCGATCCTCACCAGCAAGATGTCATTAGCGCTTGCAG GTAGCATTGCAGTTGTTGAAGGTGTTGTGCTTGGTGCTACTAAATCAGTGATTGGCTTCATCTTCACCTCTGATGT GAAGATCATAGGTCTGGTCTCACACTTGATGAATGCTTACTGTTTCCTTCAGTTCTTTGATGCTCTTGTG TGTGTGTGCACAGGCATCTTCTTGGGCACGGGAAAACAGAAGATACCAGCTGTGGCCAATCTGATTGGATACTACTGCATAGGACTTTCACTCAGCGTTACTTTAACATTTGTTGCAAAACTGAGAATTTTAG GTTTTTGGCTGGGACTgcttgtttgtgttattttacaATCCACCTTCTACATCATTGTCATCTTCAATCTGAACTGGGAGAAAATGACAGAGGAG gCTATAAACCGAGCACAGAACAACAAGCCTATGACATTATTAAGCACAGTTGCCCTGTCAGACGGTGTGTGTAACAACACTGCTGACCAGACAGCGAGTAATGGGAAC TCAGTTGAAGGCTATGTGTCTGTGAGCGCTGAGTGCCACGATgagaagacagagacacaggggGGACATGATGTCCAGCAGCTGAAGGGTGGTCGTCTCTCCACTACCCAGCTGATCCTCCGGCGAGGCCTCACTATGTTTGCAGCCGTTGCACTTTTGGCTGTGGGAGCAAGTGTGCACTTCCTTCTGCCCTTGCCAGAAACCCTGCCTTCAGATGCCAACTTTACTTTGGACTGGATCAATATGACATATAATCCTGATCAGATTTTCACCACTGCGCTGGTCCCAAGTGAAAAGTCAGTCCAAAATTACCACAACGCTTCtgtttaa
- the LOC116684922 gene encoding multidrug and toxin extrusion protein 1 isoform X2, giving the protein MEGFSEKLFCCEWVRRRVPLAYRKELYHILKMTGPLLLSRILNYLLPFVVTMFCGRLGNEVLAGYGLASATINITTAATGCGLALACDTLVSQGIILPQMYTAAMANIANVMTHYIFLYWLDLGVSGSVAANTLSQIYICTFLFAYIWWKNLHVKTWGGWSVESLQEWGSYMKLAIPSTLMKCFEWWVYEFGGFFAGMLSEDELAAQHAVIMMAFITYMFPLGIQAAACARVGNALGAGDTARAILTSKMSLALAGSIAVVEGVVLGATKSVIGFIFTSDVKIIGLVSHLMNAYCFLQFFDALVCVCTGIFLGTGKQKIPAVANLIGYYCIGLSLSVTLTFVAKLRILGFWLGLLVCVILQSTFYIIVIFNLNWEKMTEEAINRAQNNKPMTLLSTVALSDGVCNNTADQTASNGNSVEGYVSVSAECHDEKTETQGGHDVQQLKGGRLSTTQLILRRGLTMFAAVALLAVGASVHFLLPLPETLPSDANFTLDWINMTYNPDQIFTTALVPSEKSVQNYHNASV; this is encoded by the exons ATGGAGGGGTTCAGTGAAAAGCTTTTCTGCTGCGAGTGGGTGCGCCGCAGGGTTCCCCTGGCCTACAGAAAGGAACTGTACCACATCCTGAAGATGACAGGGCCTCTG CTCCTCTCTCGAATCCTCAATTATCTGCTTCCATTTGTGGTTACAATGTTCTGTGGGCGTCTGGGAAATGAAGTTCTGGCTGGCTATGGATTAGCTTCTGCT aCCATTAATATTACCACTGCAGCTACAGGATGTGGTCTGGCACTGGCATGCGATACTTTGGTGTCTCAG GGTATAATACTGCCACAGATGTACACTGCTGCCATGGCAAACATAGCAAACGTGATGACGCACTACATCTTTCTTTACTGGCTGGATCTGGGTGTTAG CGGATCTGTAGCAGCCAACACTCTGTCTCAGATTTACATCTGCACTTTTCTGTTTGCTTACATTTGGTGGAAGAATCTTCATGTGAAAACATGGGGAG GCTGGTCTGTAGAATCACTGCAGGAGTGGGGCTCCTACATGAAACTGGCCATTCCCAGTACattaatgaagtgctttgagtggTGGGTTTATGAGTTTGGTGGATTCTTTGCAG GAATGCTGAGTGAAGATGAGCTGGCAGCCCAACATGCTGTGATTATGATGGCTTTCATAACATACATG TTCCCTCTCGGTATTCAAGCGGCAGCATGTGCCCGAGTGGGAAATGCTCTGGGTGCAGGAGACACTGCCAGGGCGATCCTCACCAGCAAGATGTCATTAGCGCTTGCAG GTAGCATTGCAGTTGTTGAAGGTGTTGTGCTTGGTGCTACTAAATCAGTGATTGGCTTCATCTTCACCTCTGATGT GAAGATCATAGGTCTGGTCTCACACTTGATGAATGCTTACTGTTTCCTTCAGTTCTTTGATGCTCTTGTG TGTGTGTGCACAGGCATCTTCTTGGGCACGGGAAAACAGAAGATACCAGCTGTGGCCAATCTGATTGGATACTACTGCATAGGACTTTCACTCAGCGTTACTTTAACATTTGTTGCAAAACTGAGAATTTTAG GTTTTTGGCTGGGACTgcttgtttgtgttattttacaATCCACCTTCTACATCATTGTCATCTTCAATCTGAACTGGGAGAAAATGACAGAGGAG gCTATAAACCGAGCACAGAACAACAAGCCTATGACATTATTAAGCACAGTTGCCCTGTCAGACGGTGTGTGTAACAACACTGCTGACCAGACAGCGAGTAATGGGAAC TCAGTTGAAGGCTATGTGTCTGTGAGCGCTGAGTGCCACGATgagaagacagagacacaggggGGACATGATGTCCAGCAGCTGAAGGGTGGTCGTCTCTCCACTACCCAGCTGATCCTCCGGCGAGGCCTCACTATGTTTGCAGCCGTTGCACTTTTGGCTGTGGGAGCAAGTGTGCACTTCCTTCTGCCCTTGCCAGAAACCCTGCCTTCAGATGCCAACTTTACTTTGGACTGGATCAATATGACATATAATCCTGATCAGATTTTCACCACTGCGCTGGTCCCAAGTGAAAAGTCAGTCCAAAATTACCACAACGCTTCtgtttaa